ATTGCAATTACTTGATTTTCTTCCATTTTTGTTTATTTTAAGGTTTGACAAATTATTACAGCTTAAATTTCTTAATCTCCTCCTTCATGCGATTGATGTCGGTAATCCAATCCTCAATATCATTCTCATGTTCAATTTCCTCGGCAAGTATCTGCGTAGCCATTTGGTGGGTCATGTGATCCTTACCATTAGTAAAGGTGGCTATCTCGTTGTACCTCCGAATAGCACAACGCTCACCGTTCAGGTTCTGTTCCAGAATGGCTTCAATGTAAGGGTCAACGGGAGCATCGTAACTGCAACCGGCATGCTTAAACCAATCGTTGGGATGTAGCAATGGTGTGCCACCTAGCTGTATGATACGATCGGCTACCATAACGGCATGGTTAAGTTCCTGGCTGGCATGTAGTAACAATTCCGGCTCTATTTCGCTTCGCATAGGGCCTTCCATAACCTTTGCACCAATCCAGTACTGGTAGTAAGCAAGCCATTCCTCGGCTAGTGCTGCGTTAAGCATCTCGAGTAATTTTTCTAAATCAACCGATGCTATTCTAATTCCTTCTTTTCCCATAGTTTATTTGTTTTGGTTTGGTTTGTCATGAGTTGCTTTATAATTTCCAATGATTTGCAGGCTAAACTCTTTGATCTGGAAATGTGGAATTTGTTTTCTATCAAAGTATGCCTTTAGAAGCTCATCAAGCTCAGGATCGTGATAGTTTTCAATATGGTTGCAACTTTCGCAATATATATGGTGATGCTTTTCCATATCAACATCGTACCTAACAAAATCGCTATCGGTTTTTACCTTTCTAATAATGCCGTGCTCGCAGAATGTATCCAGGATATTGTATATGGTTCCTATGGCTATGCTGGGAAAACGGCTATGCAACTTTTGCCTTACCTCCTCAGCAGAGGGGTGATTCATAATCTCATACAAAGCCTCAAGCACGGCAACCCTTTGTGGGGTAACCTTTAATCCCTTTTCGGAAAGCAACTTGGTTAGTTCATCGTAATTCATCCTATATAGGAATTATTCTTGTTTAGTAGAACACAAATTTACAAAAAAGGTTTAGGCAAGTCAATAATATTTTTGAAAATCTTTAACCCATGTGCTATGAATTAACAAATTGAACTGGGTTAATTTTAGAGGAATGAGTCGGAATGAGTCGGAATAGGCAGAATATGATGGAGTTAGAGGAAGTTAGAAGAATATTTTAGTCCGTGAAACGTGAAACGTGAACCGTAAGCCGTGAAACGAAAGATTTGAGGCGGGAATGAGTCGGAATGAATCGGTTTGAGTCGGAATAGGCAGAATATGATGTAGCTAGAGGAAATTGGAGTCCGTGAAACGTGAACCGTGAGTCGTGAAACGAAAGATTTGAGGCGGGAATGAGTCGGAATGAATCGGTTTGAGTCGGAATAGGCAGAATATGATGTAGCTAGAGGAAATTGGAGTCAGTGAAACGTGAACCGTGAGTCGTGAAACGAAAGATTTGAGGCGGGAATGAGTCGGAATGAATCGGTTTGAGTCGGAATAGGCAGAATATGATGTAGCTAGAGGAAGTTAGAGGTATAGCAAAAAGTGAACGGCTAAACCAAGTGATGATGAATTAACAAATACAACCGGGCTAATAAAAATTGTGGATACATAAACTTTATTAGAGGAAAATTGTCAATTGAAACAAGCTGTTTAAATGTTTTATTGTGTTTCTATTGATTAATCTCGGTTTAAAATTGGAATGGTTAACCATTAGTGCTTATTTTTTCAAGCATCTCCTTTCTAAGAATGATTAGCTTTTTCCCGGAAGTTATTTCAATTATTCCTAATTTGATTAGCTCGGAAAACTGTCGGCTAACGCTTTCGCGCGAAGCGCTAACAAAGTTGGCTAACTCCGTGATGTTCAAAGGGAGTTCAAAGGTATTTGATTTAAAAAGATGGTTTGAGAAACAGAGGAGCAACTCGGCAATTCGGCCAGGTAATTGCTTCTGCGACAGATTAGTAAATCGCTGAAAATCGGCTAATTCGCTCCGGCATAAATCCATGATTATTTCATAAGCAAAGTCGCCATTGGAGAAAATAAATTTTTTAAAGGCATCGAGGGAAATAAAGCAAACCTCTGAATCAACTAAAGCTGTGGCAGAGTAATGGTTAACCTTATCGCCAAAGGTTGTAGGTAAGCCAAGGTAAGCAGGAGCTTTGTTCAACCTTAATATTTTTTCGCCAATAGGGCCTTTCATATGAATTTTTACTAACCCCGATCGCAAGTAAACAATATTGGTTGCAAAGGTTCCCTCGCGAAAAATTGTTTCGCCTTTTGTAAATTTTACCTGGGCACAGTTCTGTTCAAGGGTATCAATCTCATTGGGCCTAAGCAGTTCAGCCGCCGGAGACTTCATCTTACATAGCTTGCAATCGAGTTTCATAAAAACATTTTTTTCAAATATAGTCAGAAAATGTGACTTATATCATATGGTTACAAAATATATCTCACACCATTTTTTATTTAATCCATTGCATTACAACCTATTTTTGGATTGTTACTTCGATAACAGATAAATAACCTAATACCTACTCAATATGGAAGAAGAAATGCTCAAACAGCTTGAAGACCTAAAAAAAAGGGTTAGTAAGCTAGAGAAAAATCGTAAAGATCAGCTGTCGATAGCAATAGTATCGGGCGACTTAGACAAAATTTTGGCCACAATGATAATCTCTTTGGCTGCCGCAGCGAGCGATACAAAGGTTAAGCTATTCTTTTCCTTCTGGGCGCTTTCGGCATTAAGAGATCCCAAAAAGAAAGCCAAGGGTAAAGGTTTCATTCCTAAAATGTTTGGAATGATGCTGCCAAAAGGTCGTAATAAACTTAAGCTTTCCAAAATGAATATGTTGGGCATGGGACCTGCAATGATAAAAATGTTAATGCGCAAGCAAAACGTACTATCACTTGATGAAATGTTTAAGCAAGCAGGTGAACTTGGAATAGAAATTATTGTATGTGAGATGTCGATGAATCTGATGGGATTCAAGAAAGAGGAGATAATCGATTATCCGCACCTAAGCTATGCTGGTGCCGGAACTTTTGTAGCAGAGGCAAGTGAAAGTAGTATACAATTTTTCATATAAGATCAAACCTATATAGCTATGAGTGACAAACTAGTTATTATCGTTACAAATGGTCCAGATAATCAGGAAAAAGTTACTCTGCCATTTGTTATGGCAACAGCAGCACTTACAATGGATGTTGAAGTAACAGTAATACTTCAGGCAGCTGGTGTTTTAATTGCTAAAAAAGGAGGGTGCATAGAAAATGTAAAAGCGCCTGGATTAATGCCTCTCAAAGAGCTAATGGATACCTTCCTTGAGAATGGAGGAAAACTCTTGCTATGTACTCCATGTGTAAAGGAAAGGGGAATGGCTGAAAATGAACTAATTGAAGGTTCACAGTTAATAGCTGCTGGAACAGTTATAACGGAATCATTGTCGGCTAATTCTGTACTCACCTACTAATTAAACTCACTTTAAAAACCAATAAATATGAATGCAGAAGAATTAAAAAATCTAGAAGTGGCACAAACAGTTGATGCACGTGGAACTTCGTGTCCTGGGCCACTGCTTGCTGCAAAAAAGGCAGTAGGTGAAATTGAATCGGGCGAAATTCTTGAAGTGCTATCATCCGATGAGGGTACCAAAAACGATATCCCCAAATGGTGCGAAAAAATGGAACATGAGTTTTTAGGTATCATTGAAGAGGATAGCTACTTCCGCCTATTTTTAAGAAAAGCTTAAAACAAATTGGCGCAAAAGGGATGTAATCCTTTTGCGCCTTTACATCTAAAAAAAATAATATGAAAACCGAAGGCTACGCACCAAGAATTCTGGTATTCTCAACCGATAAAATTTCGGACCCGGGAATTGATCAGGCTGGGTTGAGAAAACTACACTATTCACCAAGGGTCTATGTTATTAGTCTTCCCTGCTCTTCTGGGGTTAAACCACGCTGGATAATGAAAGCCTTTGAGGAAGGGTTCGATGGTGTTTTTATAGCTGCCGACGGGCATGAATGCTCTTACAGCCCGAAATGTGCCGAACACACCAACAATATTATAGTTGAGGCCCAGCGGCTTATGAGGGAACGAAATATCAACACCAAACGAATCCGTATGGCAGCCATTTGCTCAGTTTGTGCTGAACCATTTGTAAACCATATGGGAACATTCTCAAAAATTTTAGCGGAACTGGGTAGTGTTAAAAATGAAATTGCAAGTAATTCTTAGCATTTGCTAAGCCAAATAATAAATCAAATAAGGCAAAAATGACAACCAATAATAAATACGATGCATTGGTAATTGGGGGCGGAATTGCCGGCCAGGAGGCCGCTCTTAATCTTGCCGACATGGATTACAAGGTTCTGCTGGTTGAAAAAGAACTTTCCATTGGCGGTAAAATGATACAGCTGAGCAAGGTATTCCCCACCCTCGACTGCGCAGCTTGCATCACCACGCCAAAAATGTCCGAAACGGCTCGACATGGTAATATTAAGGTGATGTTAAACAGCACCGTAAAAGAAATCCAAAAGCACAACGGTGCTTTTACGGTGAAAGTAAATCATGGTGCCCGTTATGTTAAACCGGAAGCCTGCACAGGTTGTCAGCAATGCGAATTTGCATGTCCTGAGGTTAGACCCGATGATTACAATACCCATTTGGCAGGCCGAAAGGTTGCTTACATTCCATTTAGCTTAGCAAATCCCCGTATTGCAGCAATTGACCGGAATGGAACATCGGCACCTTGCATAAGTGCATGCCCGGGCGGTGTAAAACCATATGGGTATGTGTCGTTGGTGCGAAATGGTCAGTATGAAGAAGCCATGAATCTTCACCTTGAAGATATTCCTCTACCTGGGAGCCTTGGCCGTGCATGCTATGCTCCCTGCCAGGGTGAATGCACCAGAGGCAACCTTGAAGGTGCAGTTGATATCCGACGTATCAAGCGTTTCTTTGCCGAGCATTACTACAACAAATTCCCCGAACCCCCGACTCGTGAAATTAATGCAAACACAAACAAAAGGGTAGCCATTATTGGTTCGGGACCAGCAGGATTAACTGCAGCATACCATCTTGCCCTGAAAGGCCATAAAGTTAAAATTTTTGAGGCAGCACCTAAGGCCGGTGGTATGCTTATGCTCACTCTTCCTGAGTATCGATTACCCAAAACAGTAGTTGAAAGGGATATTAAGAATATTACATCGCTTGGCGTTGAAATTGAGTGCAATAAAAGGGTTGAGAATATTACCGAATTGAAACAGCAAGGTTTCGATGCAGTATTTGTTGCAGTTGGAACTCACCAGAGTAGCAAAATGCATATTGAGGGCGAAAACCTTGAAGGAGTTGAAGGGTGTTTAGACTTTCTTAGAAATGTAAATATTGGCGAAAGGTATAACCTTACCGGAAAAAGGGTAATAGTAGTTGGGGGAGGAAACACTGCCATTGATGCATCGCGAACTGCCCTGAGGCTTGGAGCAGAACAGGTAACGGTTGTTTACCGCCGTAGCCGTGAGGAAATGCCCTGCTTTGCCCCCGAAATAAAAGAGGCAGAAGAAGAAGGCGTCAAAATTGATATTCTTTGCAACCCAATTCGGTTTATAGGACAAAATGGGAAGGTGAGCAAGGTTGAACTGGTTAGGATGAAACTAGGCGAACCCGACGCAAGCGGCCGTAGGAGTCCCATTCCTATTGAAGGTTCCAACTATTTGGTTAATGCCGATTTGGTTATTGAGGCAGTTGGGTTACAACCATCAACCCAACCATTTGCAAACGAATTGGAGCTGGCCAAAGGAGGAACCATAAAAGTAAACGGCAAAACCTTTCAAACTAACATCCCCTATATTTTTGCCGGAGGCGACAGCGTAAGCGGTGCTTCAACCATAATTGAAGCAGCAGGACAGGGTAAAAAAGCAGCATTCTATATCGACAAGTACTTAAATGGACTTGATATCGATACCTTTGAATTTGATGAGAAACTTCCTGCCGCTGACAAGAACGAGGTTATTGCCAAGCGACACCCCGCACTAAAAAAACCTGTAAACGATACTTATAGGAGACCGGCTGAAAGGGTTAAGGATTTTAATGATGTTGAGCATACCCTTACAGAGCAGCAAGCCAAGGAGAGCGCAGAGCGCTGTTTGGATTGTAGTAATTGTCGTGAATGCCACCAATGTAAAACGGCATGTCCTGCCGATGCAATCGATTTTGGCCAAAAGGATGAACTGATTACAGTTGATGCCAAAACGGTAATTGTTTCAACCGGGTTTAAGCTCTTTAAACCCGAGCACAAACCGCAATACGGGTATGGCATTTATCCTAACGTGATTGATGCTATGCAAATGGATAGGCTCATAGCGCCTACCCGCCCCTTCAACAATGTTTTGCGCCCGGGCGACGGAAAAATACCCGACAAGATAGCCTATATTCTGTGCACTGGCTCAAGGGATTCCAGCCTTGAGAATGCTATGGCTTGTAGTGGCGAATGCTCCAATAACCCTATATGTTCCCAAATATGCTGCATGTATTCCATCAAACAAGCCCAACTCCTTATGGGTGCTTTGCCAATGGCCGATATCACCATATACTACATGGATATCCGAGCATTTGGTAAAGGTTACGATGAATTCTTCCAGGAAGCCAAATCGATGGCAGTAAACTTTGTTAAGGGTCGAATTGCAAAAATATTCCCAAAAGACCAACCCAATGGCGACTTAATACTCCGCTATGAAGATGTAACAACCGGAAAGTTAAAGGAAAGCAAACACGACCTTGTTGTCCTTTCCGTTGGTGTTCTGCCAAATAGTTCCATTTCCAGGGTATTCAGCAATGCAACCCTTGAGCTCGACGAGCAAAAATTCATCAAGCAGATAGATGAATTGGTAAACCCAGCCCAAACAAGCATTCCGGGTGTATTTGTTGCCGGAACCGCTTCAGGGCCTAAGGATATCCCCGATTCTATTCTATCGGCAGGAACTGCAGCTGCTGAAGCCGCAAGCTATATAAACATGTTAACACATTAAACCAACCACATCGAAACATCAGCAAACCATGAAGCAACGAATAGGAGTTTACATATGCCACTGCGGCGGAAATATATCCGATTATGTGGATGTTGAACAGCTGAGCAAACTTATAGCAAACGAAAATAACGTTGTTATTTCCAAGGATGTTATGTTTGCCTGTTCCGACTCCAACCAAAAGGAGATGATACAGGACATACAGGAAAAACAACTCGATGCAATTGTGGTTGCATCATGTTCACCAAAACTTCATACCCATACTTTCCGGAATGTGGCGCTAAGAGCAGGAATAAACCCCTACAACTATGTTCAGGTAAATGTTCGCGAGCAATGCTCATGGGCTCACTCCGATACTCCACTTGACGCAACCGTTAAGGCTTACGGGCTAATCAGAGCTGGTATCAATAGGGTTGCCTACTCTGAAGCACTTGATAATATTGAAATAAAAGCGCAAAAAGCTGTTGCTGTAATAGGAGCAGGAGTAGCTGGCATGCGCGCCGCTATTGAACTTGCACGGTTAGGTAACAACGTTTATCTTATTGAAAAGGAAGAAAAAGTGGGTGGAAGGGTTGCCCAAAATGGTAAACTTTTTATGACTGGCGAAGATGGCAAAGCTCTTACTCAAAGACTATTAGACAATGTAAAGAGCTATAGCCAGATAAACCTCTTCACAAAGGCAACACTCGAAAAAGTTTCGGGAAGCGTAGGTAATTTTAACATAGATGTTAATGTTGAAGGGAATCTTTTAAAACTTAACGTTGGAGCAATACTCGTAACAACCGGTTTCGATTATTATCAACCCTCCGATAATGAATACGGTTTTGGACAAACCAATAGGGTTATCACCCTTCAGGAATTTAACAAACTTGTTGAAAATAACTCTAAAGAGTTAAGCTTTGATGGTAAACCAGTAAATAACATTGCCTATATTTACTGTGTTGGGAACAGACAATCAAAAGGTCCAAACAGGTATTGTTCCCGTTACTGCTGCACAGCCGCCATTCACTCATCAATTACAGCCCACGAAAAGTTTTCAGGAATAAAAGCCTTCCATTTTTATCGCGATATCAGAACGTATGGAAAACAGGAATTACTTTACCGGCAATCATCGTTAAACGGTGATGTATACCTTAAATTCGAAGAAAAAGAACCGCCTGTAATTGAAGTTGAAAATGGTTACCCAGTAGTAAAAGTAAAGGATTACCTTACATCAAAGAAAGAAATTGCGTTAAAAGCTGATTTGGTAGTCCTAGTAACAGGCATGGTTGCACGTTCCGATAGCAATAGTGTTTCGGACAAACTAAAAATTCCGGTAGGAAACGATAAGTTTTTCAATGAGATTCATCCTAAGCTCCGTCCGGTAGAAACCGTAATAAATGGTGTGTACATCGGTGGCGCCTGTCAGGGGCCTAAAAATATTAGCGAGTCAGTGCAATCAGCACTTGCAGGAGTTTCGAAAATTAACGCTTTACTCAAAAAAGAGGTAATTGAACTGGAGCCAATTGTGGCAAGAGTAAATAAAGAAACCTGCTTGTGGTGCGGTAAATGTGCCGAGGTTTGCGAGTATGATGCCATAAAACCCCTTGAGGTAAATGGTAAAATGGTTGCTGAAGTAAATGTAGCTACCTGCAAGGGTTGTGGCATTTGTGCGCCCGTTTGCCCAAACGATGCCATTGAGATAGCAGAGTATTCAAATCAAGGTATTGAATCGATGATTGCAGGTTTTGCAGCTCAAGCTGAAATCAATCAGACTGAAACCCAACACGAGGAAAAAGATGAAAACGCCCTTGTGGGCATGAAGGAATACCCAAAGGAGTGGAAAACCATACTTGAAAGTTTTAATGGCACCCCACTAACAATTCCACAAATATCCAATTTGTCGGGTCTTGCCAAGGAATTGGTAACCTATCACCTAATGACCATGAACAGGTATGGCATAGTTGAACCTGCTGGGTTAAACGATGAAGAATCGTACTATTTGTATAAACCTAAAAATCACTAGTTATGCCCACTATAAACCCAAACTTTGCTGAGGAAATTAAAAAATTCGGAGCAAAAGATTTTAATCTTTGTTTTAACTGTGGAAACTGCACAGCCATTTGCTCACTTTCTACAAACGATGAAACTTTTCCTCGTGAACTAATTCGTTACAGCACGCTTGGTCTGGAGGACGACCTAAAATCATCGCTCAAACCTTGGCTATGTTACTATTGTGGCGAGTGTAGCACCGATTGCCCCAGGCAAGCCAATCCTGGAGAACTGATGATGTCGCTTAGGCGTTGGCTAACTGCCCAGTACGATTGGACAGGGTTATCAGGTTTGCTTTATAAAAACCTCTGGGCCTACATTCTAGCAATGATAGCCATTTTTGGCGCAGTTGCGGGAATTTCATACTTTTCAGAATTTACCCATTCCGAGCTGATGCACATTGGCCATCTTTTTGAGATGGTTGCCATAGCCGGAGTTTTCGCAATTATACTCCTGCCAAACATAATCAGGATGTGGTATTTTACCATTATTAAACCTGGAATAAAAGTAAATCTAAAAGCATATTTTCTTTCCTTAAAGGACCTATTTATCCACATGTTCACACAAAAACGATTCCTGGGATGTGAGCCCACCCGCGAGAATAAAATGCGCTGGTTGCTTCATCTTATACTTGTTATTGGTTACCTCTCACTACTTTTCACAACGGTCTTTCTAAACTGGTTTTCCACTACAAGTAATTTCATAGTATGGCTGGGTTACATTGAGAGTGCAACTATATTTTTAATCACAATTCTGTTCATGCAAAAACGAATGCGTAAGGTTGATGCCATGCACAAGCACTCCCAACCATCGGATTGGTTTTTTGTAATTTGGTTATTCCTAATGGGTTTTACAGCATTTATGGTTCGTCTTTTAATTGACACCCAGCAAATAGATAGTTTCTTTTGGGTTTATGTCATTCATATTACTGTGCTTGCTCAGTGGGCATTAATAATAGTGCCATTTGGTAAATGGACTCACTTTTTATATAGATCCTTTGCCATGTATTTTGATGCACTTACAATGATCAAGGAGAAAAAATAGTATTACTATGAACGAAAAAGGCCGGCAACGTCCGGCCTTTTTATTATACCTCTTTGTCAAAGAAAAGCTTGTAGTAGTTTAGCCCCGTATCGGGATCAAAACCGCGCTCCACGCGGTCGCGCCCCCCATGAATGTATATGTGAAAATTCTTATCGAGTTTAACTACACTTTTAAAAAACTTTTGCGATTGCCGGGTGGCATCGGTTGATATCTTGAAACTATCAGGGATATTACAGCCAATTGCTTCCTCATACTTTTGCTTAAAATCGCGGAAGGTCTCAGCCATCTTGGGCTCCTCCAGAACCACCTCTTCAAACTCCTTTAGGTCAAAAACCTCGTTTGCCTTAAAAAAATCACGCGTTTTACAAAGAATATCAGCCTGGTCAACTTTTACAAAGTTGTTCTCAGGCCTAACTACCTCCTCCACAAACTCGCGGCAAAGATTAATTGCCTGCTTGGTTTGGTAAAAATCGTCGTTACGAAGTTTGGCACGCAGAAAATCGTTTAGCCAGTACTTGGCTTCGTCGCGGTTGGTATTATCAATTACGCAAAGCTTATAGCCAAAATCCTTTTCGGTGTTAAAAACTAAGCAAGCCTTATCGAGCTTGCGGGGTGTAGTGCCAAACTGACAAGTTACCTTCAATCCTTTGGCATCGCGGCTTACATGTAAAAAACGCTCCTTGCTCTCGGCCTTAAAAATTCCAATGCCATCAGTAAGTTCACCATCAACAACCATATCGGTAAAAGAGGCAATGTATAGCTCCCCTCCCTTAATGTTAGGATGAACAGATACATGCTGAAGGTGATTGGCCACATTCCTTGAAAACTCAATGAAGTTAATATTCCCCTCAAAAAAATCGCTGCAGTAACTATACAATTCATTAAGTTCAAGGCTTGAACTGTGCTCAAATGAGTAAAATCCTTGATTCCTAAAACTCCCTAGAAAGTACTCCCTTAGCAGGCTGTTCAATAGATTATCATCAATATCTGAAGGTGCATCTGATAAAATAATATCATCAGTTTCTATCCCAACTGAGTGGACTATAACCTCGGTTAGTTCAGCATTTGAAAAGTCAAGCATGGTAATTTTAAATTAATTTCACGAAATTATGGATTTGGAATCACCTATGCAAAAGCTATAACAACTAATAATTTAGACACCATAAAAATTACTTTTATAAGTAATTAACATTTTATCACTTAGCTAATAGGGTAATTGGGAAATTGTAAAAAATTGCTAAGGGTTCTAAAAAAAATATAACTTTGCTTGTTAACAAACTAACAATCAACCCAGAAAACCATGGGTAAACTTTTTGACAGGTTAAACTCCGATGTTCGCTTTGTTGAGGGGATAAACGGATGCATAAACTGTGGTACCTGCACAGCAATATGTCCTGCAGCTGAGGTTTACGACTATGAACCCCGAACCATAGCAAACCTCGTCCAAATGCGCGACGATAATGTCATTGAGGAATTGCTTAAAAGCGATACCATTTGGTATTGCGGCGAGTGCATGAGCTGTAAAACACGATGTCCGCGAAACAATGCACCCGGCTTACTGATACAAGCGCTAAGAGGATTATCCATAGAAACAGGGCTTTTTGTTGAATCGGAAAAGGGACGTCAACAGCTCTCGCTAAAGCGGATGTTGGGCAACTCCATTCTGGAAACAGGCTACTGTGTTCATTTTGACCACGCAGAATTGAGCATGTTCCCAGAATTAGGCCCCGTTTGGCAATGGGTTAGGGATAACCGCGAAAAGGTTTTAGCAAAAGTAGGGGCTAACTACAATGGTTCGGGGCCTGGCGCCATGCGCAA
This window of the Tenuifilum sp. 4138str genome carries:
- a CDS encoding sulfurtransferase TusA family protein; this encodes MNAEELKNLEVAQTVDARGTSCPGPLLAAKKAVGEIESGEILEVLSSDEGTKNDIPKWCEKMEHEFLGIIEEDSYFRLFLRKA
- a CDS encoding Crp/Fnr family transcriptional regulator — encoded protein: MKLDCKLCKMKSPAAELLRPNEIDTLEQNCAQVKFTKGETIFREGTFATNIVYLRSGLVKIHMKGPIGEKILRLNKAPAYLGLPTTFGDKVNHYSATALVDSEVCFISLDAFKKFIFSNGDFAYEIIMDLCRSELADFQRFTNLSQKQLPGRIAELLLCFSNHLFKSNTFELPLNITELANFVSASRESVSRQFSELIKLGIIEITSGKKLIILRKEMLEKISTNG
- a CDS encoding Fur family transcriptional regulator, translated to MNYDELTKLLSEKGLKVTPQRVAVLEALYEIMNHPSAEEVRQKLHSRFPSIAIGTIYNILDTFCEHGIIRKVKTDSDFVRYDVDMEKHHHIYCESCNHIENYHDPELDELLKAYFDRKQIPHFQIKEFSLQIIGNYKATHDKPNQNK
- a CDS encoding hydrogenase iron-sulfur subunit; this encodes MKTEGYAPRILVFSTDKISDPGIDQAGLRKLHYSPRVYVISLPCSSGVKPRWIMKAFEEGFDGVFIAADGHECSYSPKCAEHTNNIIVEAQRLMRERNINTKRIRMAAICSVCAEPFVNHMGTFSKILAELGSVKNEIASNS
- a CDS encoding FAD-dependent oxidoreductase is translated as MTTNNKYDALVIGGGIAGQEAALNLADMDYKVLLVEKELSIGGKMIQLSKVFPTLDCAACITTPKMSETARHGNIKVMLNSTVKEIQKHNGAFTVKVNHGARYVKPEACTGCQQCEFACPEVRPDDYNTHLAGRKVAYIPFSLANPRIAAIDRNGTSAPCISACPGGVKPYGYVSLVRNGQYEEAMNLHLEDIPLPGSLGRACYAPCQGECTRGNLEGAVDIRRIKRFFAEHYYNKFPEPPTREINANTNKRVAIIGSGPAGLTAAYHLALKGHKVKIFEAAPKAGGMLMLTLPEYRLPKTVVERDIKNITSLGVEIECNKRVENITELKQQGFDAVFVAVGTHQSSKMHIEGENLEGVEGCLDFLRNVNIGERYNLTGKRVIVVGGGNTAIDASRTALRLGAEQVTVVYRRSREEMPCFAPEIKEAEEEGVKIDILCNPIRFIGQNGKVSKVELVRMKLGEPDASGRRSPIPIEGSNYLVNADLVIEAVGLQPSTQPFANELELAKGGTIKVNGKTFQTNIPYIFAGGDSVSGASTIIEAAGQGKKAAFYIDKYLNGLDIDTFEFDEKLPAADKNEVIAKRHPALKKPVNDTYRRPAERVKDFNDVEHTLTEQQAKESAERCLDCSNCRECHQCKTACPADAIDFGQKDELITVDAKTVIVSTGFKLFKPEHKPQYGYGIYPNVIDAMQMDRLIAPTRPFNNVLRPGDGKIPDKIAYILCTGSRDSSLENAMACSGECSNNPICSQICCMYSIKQAQLLMGALPMADITIYYMDIRAFGKGYDEFFQEAKSMAVNFVKGRIAKIFPKDQPNGDLILRYEDVTTGKLKESKHDLVVLSVGVLPNSSISRVFSNATLELDEQKFIKQIDELVNPAQTSIPGVFVAGTASGPKDIPDSILSAGTAAAEAASYINMLTH
- a CDS encoding CoB--CoM heterodisulfide reductase iron-sulfur subunit A family protein; the encoded protein is MKQRIGVYICHCGGNISDYVDVEQLSKLIANENNVVISKDVMFACSDSNQKEMIQDIQEKQLDAIVVASCSPKLHTHTFRNVALRAGINPYNYVQVNVREQCSWAHSDTPLDATVKAYGLIRAGINRVAYSEALDNIEIKAQKAVAVIGAGVAGMRAAIELARLGNNVYLIEKEEKVGGRVAQNGKLFMTGEDGKALTQRLLDNVKSYSQINLFTKATLEKVSGSVGNFNIDVNVEGNLLKLNVGAILVTTGFDYYQPSDNEYGFGQTNRVITLQEFNKLVENNSKELSFDGKPVNNIAYIYCVGNRQSKGPNRYCSRYCCTAAIHSSITAHEKFSGIKAFHFYRDIRTYGKQELLYRQSSLNGDVYLKFEEKEPPVIEVENGYPVVKVKDYLTSKKEIALKADLVVLVTGMVARSDSNSVSDKLKIPVGNDKFFNEIHPKLRPVETVINGVYIGGACQGPKNISESVQSALAGVSKINALLKKEVIELEPIVARVNKETCLWCGKCAEVCEYDAIKPLEVNGKMVAEVNVATCKGCGICAPVCPNDAIEIAEYSNQGIESMIAGFAAQAEINQTETQHEEKDENALVGMKEYPKEWKTILESFNGTPLTIPQISNLSGLAKELVTYHLMTMNRYGIVEPAGLNDEESYYLYKPKNH
- a CDS encoding DsrE family protein, translated to MSDKLVIIVTNGPDNQEKVTLPFVMATAALTMDVEVTVILQAAGVLIAKKGGCIENVKAPGLMPLKELMDTFLENGGKLLLCTPCVKERGMAENELIEGSQLIAAGTVITESLSANSVLTY
- a CDS encoding nucleoid-associated protein codes for the protein MLDFSNAELTEVIVHSVGIETDDIILSDAPSDIDDNLLNSLLREYFLGSFRNQGFYSFEHSSSLELNELYSYCSDFFEGNINFIEFSRNVANHLQHVSVHPNIKGGELYIASFTDMVVDGELTDGIGIFKAESKERFLHVSRDAKGLKVTCQFGTTPRKLDKACLVFNTEKDFGYKLCVIDNTNRDEAKYWLNDFLRAKLRNDDFYQTKQAINLCREFVEEVVRPENNFVKVDQADILCKTRDFFKANEVFDLKEFEEVVLEEPKMAETFRDFKQKYEEAIGCNIPDSFKISTDATRQSQKFFKSVVKLDKNFHIYIHGGRDRVERGFDPDTGLNYYKLFFDKEV
- a CDS encoding DsrE/DsrF/DrsH-like family protein; its protein translation is MEEEMLKQLEDLKKRVSKLEKNRKDQLSIAIVSGDLDKILATMIISLAAAASDTKVKLFFSFWALSALRDPKKKAKGKGFIPKMFGMMLPKGRNKLKLSKMNMLGMGPAMIKMLMRKQNVLSLDEMFKQAGELGIEIIVCEMSMNLMGFKKEEIIDYPHLSYAGAGTFVAEASESSIQFFI
- a CDS encoding ferritin-like domain-containing protein, giving the protein MGKEGIRIASVDLEKLLEMLNAALAEEWLAYYQYWIGAKVMEGPMRSEIEPELLLHASQELNHAVMVADRIIQLGGTPLLHPNDWFKHAGCSYDAPVDPYIEAILEQNLNGERCAIRRYNEIATFTNGKDHMTHQMATQILAEEIEHENDIEDWITDINRMKEEIKKFKL
- a CDS encoding 4Fe-4S dicluster domain-containing protein; translated protein: MPTINPNFAEEIKKFGAKDFNLCFNCGNCTAICSLSTNDETFPRELIRYSTLGLEDDLKSSLKPWLCYYCGECSTDCPRQANPGELMMSLRRWLTAQYDWTGLSGLLYKNLWAYILAMIAIFGAVAGISYFSEFTHSELMHIGHLFEMVAIAGVFAIILLPNIIRMWYFTIIKPGIKVNLKAYFLSLKDLFIHMFTQKRFLGCEPTRENKMRWLLHLILVIGYLSLLFTTVFLNWFSTTSNFIVWLGYIESATIFLITILFMQKRMRKVDAMHKHSQPSDWFFVIWLFLMGFTAFMVRLLIDTQQIDSFFWVYVIHITVLAQWALIIVPFGKWTHFLYRSFAMYFDALTMIKEKK